The genomic interval TCACCTCCACCGCGATCCGGTCCAGCCGGCCGCGCAGATCGGTGCGGGTGATGTCCTCCACCCACAGCCACGCCGTATAGGTCAGCGGTACGCCGAGCACCACCGTGGTGATGGTCAGCACGGTGAGCATGGATCGCAGGATTCGACGGCGCACGTCGGTCAGCGTCCGTTCGGCACGAGCCGCTCGGGCAGCCCGTTCATGCCGTGTTCAGCCGGAACCCGACACCGCGCACGGTGACGATCCGGCGCTCGGCCATCGGCCCCTCGTCACCGATCTTGCGGCGCAGCCACGACATGTGCATGTCCAGCGTCTTGGAGCCGCGCAGTTCCGCATCGCCCCAGACCTCGCGCAGGATGGTCTCGCGCGGTACCACCTGCCCGGCCCGGTCGATGAGCACCTTGAGCAACTCGTATTCCTTGTTGGCCAAACCGATTTCCACGCCGTTGACCAGCACCCGGCGCGCGGCGGGCTCCAGCCGGATACCGCCGACCTCGACCGCCTCGTCCCCGATTCCACTGCGCCGCAACAGGGCTCGCACCCGGGCCAGCAGTTCGGCGAGCCGGAACGGTTTGCCCACGTAATCGTCGGCGCCCGCGTC from Nocardia goodfellowii carries:
- a CDS encoding response regulator transcription factor — protein: MTAVLLAEDDEAIAAPLSRALGREGYSVTVESFGPAVLQRALEGGHDLLILDLGLPGMDGLEVCRQVRARGADLAVLMLTARTDEVDFVVGLDAGADDYVGKPFRLAELLARVRALLRRSGIGDEAVEVGGIRLEPAARRVLVNGVEIGLANKEYELLKVLIDRAGQVVPRETILREVWGDAELRGSKTLDMHMSWLRRKIGDEGPMAERRIVTVRGVGFRLNTA